One bacterium genomic window carries:
- a CDS encoding type III PLP-dependent enzyme, translating into MISFKKAKTYIDKFGSPLLLLSKGQVKENYNILKKHLPSVDLYYAVKSNPNIEVLTAIKEIDGFFDLASIGEIKILEGLNIPASKCIYTHPIKKKEDIKYALDFGIKLFIIDNEYEIPKLRDFRKDLDVLIRISISNPDCPVDLSLKFGAEPKDALDLIKKAHNEGIAVKGISFHVGSQNINAYKYIEALEYCKDLFKLAALEEIYFDTLDIGGGFPVSYTKNVIPIDYSCSIINNYLEKNFRDCRLIAEPGRFISATSLTLVASVVGKSKRKGIYWYYIDDGLYSTFSGKVYDACDYKILYEKCGELKPCVVAGPTCDSFDIVYKNILLPELDIGDMLIFPNMGSYTNASATNFNCIEPTRIITI; encoded by the coding sequence ATGATTTCCTTTAAAAAAGCAAAAACCTATATTGACAAATTCGGCTCGCCCCTTTTACTTCTCTCGAAGGGCCAGGTCAAAGAGAATTATAATATCCTGAAAAAGCACCTGCCGTCAGTAGATTTATACTATGCCGTTAAATCGAACCCGAATATCGAGGTTTTAACGGCCATTAAAGAGATTGATGGTTTTTTTGATTTGGCCTCCATTGGTGAGATAAAAATTCTTGAGGGGCTCAACATTCCCGCGTCAAAATGTATTTACACGCACCCGATTAAAAAAAAAGAAGATATTAAATACGCGCTTGATTTTGGAATTAAATTGTTTATTATCGACAACGAATATGAAATTCCGAAGCTCAGGGACTTCAGGAAAGATTTAGATGTTTTGATCAGGATTTCAATTTCAAACCCCGACTGCCCTGTTGATTTATCCCTGAAATTCGGCGCTGAACCGAAAGATGCGCTGGACTTGATTAAAAAAGCCCATAATGAAGGTATTGCGGTAAAAGGCATCAGTTTTCATGTCGGATCGCAGAATATAAATGCCTATAAATATATTGAAGCATTGGAATATTGCAAAGATTTATTCAAATTGGCCGCACTCGAAGAAATATATTTTGATACCCTGGATATCGGCGGCGGTTTTCCTGTCAGTTATACAAAAAATGTCATACCTATTGATTATTCATGTTCCATTATAAATAATTACCTGGAAAAAAATTTTAGAGATTGCCGGCTTATCGCGGAACCGGGCAGGTTTATTTCCGCGACAAGCCTTACGCTTGTCGCGAGCGTGGTTGGAAAATCGAAAAGAAAGGGTATTTACTGGTATTATATTGACGACGGGCTCTATTCGACCTTTTCCGGCAAGGTGTATGACGCCTGTGATTATAAAATCCTGTATGAAAAATGCGGTGAACTTAAACCGTGTGTGGTTGCCGGACCCACCTGCGATTCTTTTGATATCGTCTATAAGAATATATTGCTTCCGGAATTGGATATCGGCGATATGCTGATATTCCCGAATATGGGCTCATACACAAACGCCAGCGCGACTAATTTCAATTGTATTGAACCGACAAGAATAATAACAATATAG
- the speE gene encoding polyamine aminopropyltransferase — protein MSNKRERYIVEKLNPNFGYFYRVKKTLISKNTKFQKIELLETPEFGNVLLLDNVTQVGEKNEFLYHEPMVHPALCSHPFPENILIIGAGDGGILREVLKHNTVKNAVMVELDGEVIEFSKKYLAHVNNNCFRDKRVKVIVGDGRGYLENTKDKFDVVIMDMTDPFGPSIMLYTKEFFQYVKKAFKDKNGILTMHTESPVSRPNIFNSIIKTLESMFVNVNIFYLYIQMYATLWSIGVCSDAIDTSKLKQDRISRILKERKIGKLNAYSGLMHESMQSEFPFISAIRKQRAPVLTDKKHEFSEKVDCNLYSRLDIVELKNK, from the coding sequence TTTTTACAGGGTAAAAAAAACATTAATCTCAAAAAATACAAAGTTTCAAAAAATAGAGCTTTTGGAAACACCTGAGTTTGGAAATGTTTTACTGCTTGATAATGTTACTCAGGTAGGCGAGAAAAATGAGTTTTTATATCATGAACCTATGGTTCATCCAGCCCTGTGTTCACACCCATTTCCGGAAAATATTTTAATTATTGGTGCCGGCGACGGCGGTATTTTAAGGGAAGTCTTAAAGCATAATACCGTTAAAAATGCCGTGATGGTTGAACTTGACGGCGAGGTCATAGAATTTTCAAAAAAATACCTGGCGCATGTCAATAACAACTGCTTCAGGGATAAACGAGTAAAAGTTATTGTAGGTGACGGAAGGGGCTACCTGGAAAACACAAAAGACAAATTTGACGTGGTAATTATGGATATGACGGACCCTTTCGGGCCGTCAATAATGCTTTATACTAAAGAATTTTTTCAATATGTCAAAAAAGCGTTTAAAGATAAAAACGGCATTTTGACAATGCATACTGAATCCCCCGTCTCAAGACCGAATATTTTTAATTCTATAATAAAGACACTGGAAAGCATGTTTGTAAATGTGAATATTTTTTATTTATATATTCAGATGTATGCTACACTATGGTCAATAGGGGTTTGTTCCGACGCCATAGACACGTCGAAATTGAAACAAGACAGGATATCGCGTATTTTAAAAGAACGTAAAATCGGGAAACTCAACGCGTATTCAGGATTAATGCATGAATCAATGCAGTCGGAATTCCCGTTTATAAGTGCTATCAGAAAACAGCGTGCGCCTGTACTGACGGACAAAAAGCACGAATTTTCCGAAAAAGTAGATTGTAATTTATATTCCCGGCTTGATATTGTTGAGTTGAAAAATAAATGA